Sequence from the Actinomycetota bacterium genome:
CTTGAGCCAGTAGTCGAGCCAACCGAACAGGGTCGGGGCCCAGTTCTCCCGGACCCACTGCGGCGTGAGCGCAGGTTCCTCCGCGAACGGTGGGCCGTGGCCCCACTGCCCGGTGATCTGCCACTTGGGCGCTTGCGTGGTCGTCGCCCAGACCGCGGAATCCTGGAACGCGTGACCGGTCAGGTCCTGGAACCCGTGGGCGAGCAGCACGGCAGCCGTGACGTCGGGGAACCGGTCGATGAACCGCCGTGGCACCCACACTGATGCGTCACGGACGTCGTTGAACTCGCCGCGGTTGGACTCCGCCTCGGCCGCGATCCGCGACGGACACGACCGTTCGACGGCTCGGGGACCTTGCTCGATGACCGTCTGGTGGCCCTCGCCGGCGTGCGGGACGAGAGAGGTCTCGACGAACAGGAGCTTGTCGAGCGTCGCCACAGCAGGCCACAGCGCCCCTTGCGGTGTGTAGTGGTAGGTGTAGAGGTCGCTGACGATGCCCGTCGTCACGATCGTCTTCAGTCCTTCCGGCGCCTGGATCGCTGCCTCCCACGGCGTCGTGCCCGGCCAGGAGTTGCCGCCCATCCCCACGCGGCCGTTGGACCATGGCTGGGCAGCCGCCCACGCCACCAGCGCGGCCTGGTCCCGCTGCTCCGCGGGCCCCGACAGGTCGCCGCACCCGCCCGACCCGCCCGTGCCCCGCAGACTGAAGAACGCCGCCGCGTACCCACGTCGCACGAGCTCCAGCGGAGCGACGCCCCACGTGCGCTTCACGTAGGGTCCTGGGTCCTCGGCCCAGAACTCGTCGGTGCCGGCTCCGGGTCGACACGGGGGGATCCTGCGGGTGCACACGCCGAGGTACGGGCTCGAGTGCAGCGCCACCGGCGCCCGTACCCCGTCGTCGGGCAGCGCCGGCAGGCCGACCCAACCCTCCAGCGGCGTCCCGTCGAAGCTCTCCACCACCACGTGGCGGACCTCCGCGAGCTCGAATGGACCGTCAAGGCCGCGGGGCCATTCGTTGCCGCAGGGATGCGGATGCTGACACCTCGGTGGCTGGTCCTGCCGACGAGGAGTCGCCTCGACCTGCTGGCCTCGGCCGCGCGCCGCGGGGTCGTCAGCCGGGTCCAAGATGACGGGGGCACGGATGACTCCGCTCGACCTGCCAGCCGACGAACTGCTCGACGGTGGCCGGGCTGAGGTGGCGAGCGCTGCCGGAGAGTTGCTGTCCGCTTGATCTGCCCTCGGCGACGACCAGCCTGACGTCACCCCCAGCATCCCCAGCATCAGTACAACGAACGTCCAAGTGATCCTCGTCAACATCATCTCTTCCCAGCTCCTTCGGGATCTGGCGTTACGGGGACGGAACGAACGGGCGCGGCGGGTAATCGAGCCTGGGACGGGAATCGCCCAACGTGCCCTCGAGCATCGGGATCACGACGTGGCTGGCGGATGACATCGCCTCACCGTGGATCACGATCGTGGGCGAATCCGGGCGTCCAGCAGCCCACTCGTTGAAGACGCCATCACCAGCGCTGACGACGACCGCGATCCGGTGCCCTGCAGGGACGTGCTCGGCGAGGTTGTACAGGTCGATGCGGACGTTGGTCGGTTCATCGACGGGGAAGTCGACACCCGCGAAGTTCCCGGCATGGAACCGGAGTTCGGCGGCACCCTTGGAGAGCACCTCGACACCGCGACCTGTCCGGAAGGATCACAGGCGAAGTCCACGTCAACACCTCCGAGTCGGCCCAGCTGGACCCCACGTCCGGGACCGATGTCGGAGCACACGTTCCAGGAACCACGTCTCTGGAACATCCGTAGCGCTACGGATATGTGCGAGGTGTGTGTGAGGTCAGCCGGATCGCGCCATGGAGGCTTCGCGTTCGGCGTAGGCCGCTTCAAGCTCGCGTCGGTTGGACACGCCGAGCTTGGCGAAGACGTGGGCGATGTGGGTCTCGACCGTGCAGCGGGAGATGAACATGCGCTCGCCGACCTCGCGGTAGATCAACCCCTCGGCCACCAGGTCGACGACTCGCCGCTCCGTCTCCGTCAGCGCGTCCCAGCCTTTGGCGGGCCGTTGACGTGACGGTGCAGGTCGCCCAGGAGGGCGGACCGGCTGGTCGCGATGGACCGCGGTCGCATGGTGACCGCTGGTCCACCGACCGAGCTCGTACAGCATCCGGATGTGCTGGCCGCCTACCTCGGCCACCCGATCGACGCCGTGCCGTCTCGTCACCCATCTCCGTAGCCGTTACGGATGTCCCGATCGGGCGGAACGGTTTCGGTGGTGATCGGGCCGAGGCAGGCCCCGCCGAG
This genomic interval carries:
- a CDS encoding CocE/NonD family hydrolase, which encodes MVVESFDGTPLEGWVGLPALPDDGVRAPVALHSSPYLGVCTRRIPPCRPGAGTDEFWAEDPGPYVKRTWGVAPLELVRRGYAAAFFSLRGTGGSGGCGDLSGPAEQRDQAALVAWAAAQPWSNGRVGMGGNSWPGTTPWEAAIQAPEGLKTIVTTGIVSDLYTYHYTPQGALWPAVATLDKLLFVETSLVPHAGEGHQTVIEQGPRAVERSCPSRIAAEAESNRGEFNDVRDASVWVPRRFIDRFPDVTAAVLLAHGFQDLTGHAFQDSAVWATTTQAPKWQITGQWGHGPPFAEEPALTPQWVRENWAPTLFGWLDYWLKGVGEPPALGRVDYQDSTGAWRTSAAWPPVEARDESLYLTGVDASPEPADGDRSFVAVRSTLNDHSGAEEVGVPDAAWSAICREASGIPVDTGLAYVSAPVTDRTVIAGNPFAYLTLSSDRPGGVFAVHLLRVPASMSCGDPSMSLDWLATGAADLRFHDGRYVGRDFPTGEPTPVRVDIYDIAEVLDLGDRIAVLVSGDEDWYGHAGQPQYAPTITVHADPTITASQVILPVVEGTLGGQPRPVAYPPRPFIPTP
- a CDS encoding helix-turn-helix transcriptional regulator → MLYELGRWTSGHHATAVHRDQPVRPPGRPAPSRQRPAKGWDALTETERRVVDLVAEGLIYREVGERMFISRCTVETHIAHVFAKLGVSNRRELEAAYAEREASMARSG